A DNA window from Drosophila virilis strain 15010-1051.87 chromosome 4, Dvir_AGI_RSII-ME, whole genome shotgun sequence contains the following coding sequences:
- the aurB gene encoding aurora kinase B encodes MAFVRTKHATRDHLPHLMSNVPEEHQDPIKQMCLKMMSHDAYGKPYQWSTRDFELGAPLGRGKFGRVYLARERHSHYMVAMKVMFKEELRKGNVQRQVLREIEIQSRLKHPNILRLLTWFYDDSRIYLALEIASEGELFKHLRNAPKHRFDEPRSAKYTYQVANALNYCHLNNVIHRDLKPENILLTGTDDLKLADFGWSAHTPNNKRKTLCGTLDYLPPEMVDGRSYDDSVDQWCLGILCYEFLVGNPPFESNSSDNTYEKIKRLDIHYPSHMSSGAKEVISGLLRRQSQGRISLVEVMTHPWVKDGMAKRAAQLQQRNNERGKENLAKN; translated from the exons ATGGCGTTTGTTCGCACAAAGCACGCAACACGGGACCATTTACCGCACTTGATGAGCAATGTGCCAGAGGAACATCAAGACCCAATCAAACAAATGTGCCTCAAAATGATGTCGCATGATGCCTATGGGAAACC CTATCAGTGGAGCACTAGAGATTTCGAGTTGGGCGCGCCCTTGGGACGCGGCAAGTTCGGACGCGTCTACTTGGCACGCGAGCGTCACTCCCATTACATGGTTGCCATGAAGGTGATGTTTAAGGAGGAGCTGCGCAAGGGTAACGTGCAGCGGCAGGTGCTGCGTGAAATCGAAATACAATCGCGTCTCAAGCATCCAAATATACTGCGACTGCTAACTTGGTTCTACGATGATTCCCGCATTTATTTGGCACTGGAAATAGCGTCCGAGGGCGAACTATTCAAGCACTTGCGTAATGCGCCCAAACATCGGTTCGACGAGCCACGGTCAGCGAAATACACCTACCAGGTGGCCAATGCGCTTAACTATTGCCATCTCAACAATGTCATACATCGCGATCTTAAGCCAGAAAATATCCTGCTGACGGGCACAGATGATCTGAAGTTGGCAGACTTTGGCTGGTCTGCGCATACGCCCAACAACAAGCGCAAAACCCTGTGCGGCACCTTGGACTATCTGCCGCCCGAAATGGTCGACGGTCGCTCCTATGATGACAGCGTTGATCAGTGGTGCTTGGGCATTTTATGCTATGAATTTCTGGTAGGCAATCCGCCCTTTGAGTCCAACAGCTCTGATAATACGTATGAGAAAATCAAGCGCTTGGATATTCATTATCCATCGCATATGTCATCCGGCGCAAAGGAAGTAATTTCAGGA CTTTTGCGTCGACAGAGTCAGGGTCGCATCAGCCTGGTGGAGGTTATGACTCATCCGTGGGTGAAGGATGGCATGGCCAAACGTGCTGCTCAGCTTCAACAAAGGAACAACGAACGGGGCAAGGAAAATTTGGCTAAGAATTAG
- the LOC6628772 gene encoding voltage-dependent anion-selective channel: MSIWKKKCFKKKKKEEPVVEEETDESKNKTSSKTEDDSKVSDEVIPPPPLEGEMATYFHIGGWAKECLITGYKIGAWHFDCTTQLTDKLGIYSFGNGKPNYYGVSGGVGLREKLGIFHMCQAYHTNAYVGAFGVRSTVVGCLANAMLRGTYGPHDEPEVTLDLHTGLERSPIKMDVIVPILKSPKLMGYVVLQPLQNYLLGYRAVYDFDNMGFDMHALCVGFNNGSSELSLKLENFKELRGSIFQRIGERWAVALKANIYGENEKQFAIGGQYKIQDNALLKAKVRDDGFVGMVYQVNVSENIGIMYHVGLEVGSPINGDHKVGISWSIKG, encoded by the exons ATGTCCatatggaaaaaaaaatgtttcaagaaaaagaagaaggagGAACCAGTGGTCGAAGAAGAAACAGATGAGTCTAAAAATAAGACGTCCTCAAAAACTGAAGACGACAGTAAAGTTTCGGATGAGGTAATACCTCCACCCCCGTTAGAGGGGGAAATGGCAACATATTTTCACATCGGTGGATGGGCCAAGGAATGTTTGATAACCGGCTATAAAATTGGTGCCTGGCATTTTGACTGTACCACTCAACTAACCGACAAACTTGGCATATATAGTTTTGGCAACGGCAAGCCCAACTATTACGGTGTCTCCGGCGGAGTTGGTCTTCGCGAGAAGTTAGGCATCTTCCATATGTGTCAGGCTTACCATACCAATGCCTACGTCGGTGCGTTTGGAGTGCGTTCCACAGTCGTCGGCTGTTTAGCCAATGCCATGCTGCGCGGAACATACGGTCCCCACGACGA ACCTGAAGTAACGCTTGATCTACATACGGGTTTAGAGCGATCACCCATCAAAATGGATGTGATCGTACCAATTTTGAAGTCACCGAAACTAATGGGCTATGTGGTTCTACAACCGCTGCAGAACTATTTATTGGGCTATCGAGCGGTCTACGACTTTGACAATATGGGCTTTGACATGCACGCGTTATGCGTGGGCTTTAATAACGGTAGCTCCGAATTGAGCCTAAAATT AGAGAACTTCAAGGAGCTTCGAGGCTCGATATTCCAGCGCATTGGCGAACGCTGGGCCGTTGCCTTAAAGGCGAATATTTACGgtgaaaatgaaaagcaatttGCCATTGGAGGCCAGTACAAAATCCAAGACAATGCACTGTTAAAGGCCAAGGTGCGCGACGATGGCTTTGTGGGAATGGTCTACCAGGTTAATGTCAGCGAGAATATAGGTATTATGTATCACGTTGGTTTAGAAGTCGGCTCGCCTATCAATGGCGACCATAAAGTTGGTATATCATGGAGTATAAAGGGTTGA
- the LOC6629110 gene encoding leukocyte receptor cluster member 8 homolog isoform X1 — protein sequence MSDAMSAPPPLIPQLQEMQQQQQQQHHHQQQQQQQQQQAANSATAQQWSNYAWWHHHGTNAAAYQQQYQQYYQYYMRYQQQQQQQQQQQVTSTISSSNAPPGFSNALVAPPLPTAPPPPPPPPAQSGNKNQQQQLQQQQQQQQKNFGGIRFNLNLNQKRLANAPNPLQQQQQQQHQQQQQQQHAMQQLNLYNNMINNNNNNNSNKKKRKRNNKNNNNNNNNNNINKQQQQQMTAAYESSPAGFSGISLNPFSTPAVPSTPDLSKPPPPLPLIQTPALAAAVVAPQQQQQQQQQPPPPQPPLAVLEPQQPKQSQPQPQPAAAAASAAFKRPNSCFQMGSNDSWPDSLNQYVARCYSKCTTDLDKDQIDICLKGKIIAAANRNELWTRDWDNEPMPTVHSERDAIDVVLSNVTPPQPQRSNYFNKKQQQQQQEEEQQQQQQQPQQLQQTTPKPSQKTPNVNQFKHKGNAFNKFANGGYGQQQQQQSSRYSRSRSRSPTSSTSSASKYNNRKRYSRSPRSRSRSHSRSRSSSASSPPARKVLRKTGLNDTLGSDFIPINSNMSRKQQKMLMKRNKRAAAAAAAVGGKKKTPHFYATHSSSVGGAVDDDTARLQQRAARFSQSSSGSSKKSVVAIASSPFGLTTAKHKKRLQAAAAASRSASSAMFYEDDAGAGAAGLDLLNLHIVGSCRDLEKSFLRLTKAPSPSEVRPVEVLTHSLANVKGKWRANQDYHYACDQLKSIRQDLTVQGIRDKFTVEVYETHARIAMEKGDHEEFNQCQTQLKMLYLELGNSSNSLEFTAYRIIYYIFTKNTLDITTVLRSITADQRENPAIAHALEFRSAWSLGNYCKLFDLYKRAPLMSGHMIEWFLERERKAALRIIIKSYRPNISVEYVSNVLAFDSTEKCKEWLDTFSLPYAADGVQIDCKNAAAIAI from the exons ATGTCTGATGCGATGAGCGCACCGCCGCCATTAATACCCCAGCTGCAAgagatgcagcagcaacaacaacaacagcatcaccaccaacaacaacaacaacagcaacaacagcaggccGCAAACTCTGCTACTGCGCAGCAATGGAGTAACTACGCTTGGTGGCATCATCATGGCACCAACGCAGCCGCCTATCAACAGCAATATCAACaatattatcaatattataTGCGctaccaacagcagcagcagcaacaacaacaacagcaggtaACATCGACCATCAGCTCGTCAAATGCGCCGCCTGGTTTTAGCAATGCGCTGGTGGCACCGCCGCTACCTACggctccgccgccgccgccaccaccacctGCACAGTCGGgtaataaaaatcaacaacaacaactgcagcagcagcagcagcagcagcagaaaaattTTGGTGGCATacgttttaatttaaatttgaatcaGAAACGTTTGGCAAATGCGCCAAatccgctgcagcagcaacaacaacaacaacaccagcagcagcaacaacaacagcatgcTATGCAGCAGCTAAATCTCTATAATAACAtgatcaacaacaacaacaacaacaattctaACAAAAAGAAGCGCAAGcgtaataacaaaaacaataataataataacaacaacaacaacataaacaaacaacaacagcagcaaatgacTGCTGCCTATGAATCATCGCCTGCTGGATTTTCTGGCATTTCTCTAAATCCATTTTCTACGCCAGCAGTGCCGTCCACACCGGATTTAAGCAAGCCACCACCCCCCTTACCCTTAATACAAACACCAGCACTAGCAGCTGCCGTTGTTGccccacagcaacaacaacaacagcagcagcagccgcctccgccgcagccgccgctAGCTGTTTTGGAGCCGCAGCAGCCAAAGCAGTCGCAGCCCCAGCCGCaaccagcagcggcagcagcaagtgCTGCATTTAAGCGTCCCAATAGCTGCTTCCAAATGGGCTCGAATGATTCGTGGCCAGATTCTCTAAATCAGTATGTGGCACGTTGCTATTCCAAGTGTACAACCGACTTGGATAAGGATCAAATCGATATCTGTCTAAAGGGTAAAATTATTGCTGCCGCCAATCGCAACGAACTCTGGACGCGCGATTGGGATAATGAGCCCATGCCGACCGTGCACAGCGAACGCGATGCTATAGACGTGGTGCTCAGTAATGTAACGCCTCCACAGCCACAACGTAGCAACTACTTTaacaaaaaacagcagcaacaacagcaggaggaggagcagcagcagcaacagcagcaaccacagcaactgcaacagacAACCCCAAAGCCTAGTCAAAAGACACCAAatgtaaatcaatttaaacATAAGGGCAATGCTTTTAACAAGTTTGCCAATGGCGGTTacggacagcagcagcagcagcagtcttCCCGCTACTCTAGGAGTCGTTCACG ttCGCCCACGTCGTCCACGTCCTCGGCTTCAAAATATAACAATCGGAAACGTTATTCTCGTTCGCCACGTTCGCGTTCTCGTTCCCATTCGCGgtcgcgcagcagcagcgccagcagtcCACCAGCTCGTAAGGTGCTCCGCAAGACTGGCTTGAATGATACGCTGGGTAGCGATTTTATACCAATCAATTCGAATATGTCGAGGAAACAGCAGAAAATGCTGATGAAGAGGAATAAGcgtgcagccgctgccgctgccgccgtcggTGGCAAAAAGAAGACGCCGCATTTTTATGCCACGCATTCGTCGTCGGTGGGCGGTGCCGTTGATGATGACACAGCGCGCTTGCAACAGCGTGCGGCACGTTTCTCACAGTCGAGCAGCGGCTCGTCTAAGAAATCTGTCGTCGCAATTGCAAGCTCACCGTTTGGTCTCACCACGGCCAAGCACAAGAAGAGATTGCAGGCCGCGGCGGCGGCTTCCCGTTCAGCGTCATCGGCCATGTTCTACGAGGATGATGCGGGCGCGGGTGCGGCGGGCTTAGATTTACtcaatttgcatattgtaGGCTCATGTAGGGATTTAGAAAAGTCATTCTTGCGCCTTACCAAAGCGCCATCACCGTCCGAAGTGCGTCCCGTTGAGGTGCTAACTCATTCGCTGGCCAATGTGAAGGGCAAATGGCGTGCCAATCAGGATTATCATTATGCGTGTGATCAGTTGAAGTCCATACGCCAGGATTTGACT GTCCAAGGTATACGCGATAAGTTCACAGTTGAGGTATATGAGACGCATGCGCGCATCGCCATGGAAAAGGGCGATCATGAAGAGTTCAATCAGTGCCAGACACAGCTTAAGATGCTTTACTTAGAAttgggcaacagcagcaattcgCTCGAATTTACAGCCTATCGCATTATCTATTACATATTTACTAAAAATACCTTGg ACATCACAACTGTTTTGCGTTCGATAACAGCTGATCAGCGCGAGAATCCTGCCATTGCGCACGCTCTAGAGTTTCGTTCCGCTTGGTCGCTGGGCAACTATTGCAAACTATTCGATCTGTATAAAAGGGCGCCGCTCATGTCGGGCCATATGATTGAATGGTTTTTGGAGCGCGAGCGCAAGGCGGCACTGcgcataattattaaatc TTATCGTCCCAACATTAGCGTCGAATATGTGTCAAATGTTTTGGCCTTTGATAGCACTGAAAAGTGCAAAGAATGGCTAGACACATTCAGTTTGCCCTATGCCGCAGATGGCGTTCAAATTGATTGcaaaaatgcagctgccaTTGCCATTTGA
- the LOC6628770 gene encoding voltage-dependent anion-selective channel, with the protein MSVYKRFTLKKKKREGSNAEDDEPRSSSGDGEVIPKQPLEGEMPTFFHVGKWAKQCLTTGYDFGAWHIDCTTNISDKLGLYSFGSARPDVRSVAGGVGIREKLGIFNLYQTWQTHGLLSTLGLRTEAAGGLANAMLRATYIPQNNDGVNVELYTGYERSPVKLDVIIPVWNVPKFMGYVLLHLADKYMFAYRSVYNINDMEFEKHVLCVGYQNENTEYGLKLENFKELRGSLFQRVGERWAFALKAHLYREQGRHFSVGGQYKIHDDGLLKMRVRENGFLGLVYQAILSENIDIMYHVGINATSPLDGHHKFGVAWSLKC; encoded by the exons ATGTCTGTATATAAAAGATTCACCCTCAAGAAAAAGAAGAGGGAAGGCAGCAATGCTGAAGACGATGAACCTCGTAGCTCCTCAGGTGATGGCGAGGTAATACCAAAGCAGCCGCTCGAGGGCGAAATGCCAACATTCTTTCATGTCGGCAAATGGGCCAAACAGTGCCTAACAACCGGCTATGATTTTGGTGCCTGGCATATCGATTGCACCACTAATATAAGCGACAAGCTTGGCCTATATAGCTTTGGGTCCGCCAGGCCGGACGTCAGGAGTGTTGCCGGTGGCGTCGGCATTCGAGAGAAACTTGGCATATTCAATCTGTATCAGACATGGCAGACTCATGGCCTATTGAGCACACTTGGTTTACGAACCGAAGCAGCTGGTGGCTTGGCGAATGCCATGCTGCGAGCCACATATATTCCGCAGAACAA TGATGGTGTCAACGTTGAACTTTATACCGGCTACGAGCGTTCGCCGGTCAAGTTAGATGTGATCATACCAGTTTGGAACGTGCCCAAATTCATGGGCTATGTGCTGCTCCACCTGGCCGATAAGTACATGTTCGCCTATCGTAGTGTCTACAACATTAACGACATGGAGTTCGAGAAGCATGTGCTATGTGTGGGCTATCAGAATGAGAACACCGAATATGGCCTCAAACT GGAGAACTTCAAGGAACTGCGTGGATCCTTATTTCAGCGCGTGGGCGAGCGCTGGGCATTTGCCCTAAAGGCGCATCTTTATCGAGAGCAGGGAAGACATTTTTCGGTTGGCGGTCAGTACAAGATCCATGATGATGGACTGCTCAAGATGCGGGTGCGCGAAAATGGCTTCTTGGGTTTGGTCTACCAGGCGATACTTAGCGAAAATATTGACATTATGTACCACGTTGGCATAAATGCCACTTCACCACTCGATGGCCACCATAAATTTGGTGTTGCCTGGAGTCTGAAGTGTTAA
- the LOC6629108 gene encoding voltage-dependent anion-selective channel, with translation MPSLTKRLSFKKKRNGPEATNEEGDEGGYTNNSTDEEIIPGPPAEGDMPTFFHIGLLAKQCLISGYKIGTWHIDCTTNVKDKVTLFSYGSGKPNFNNVWGGVGMRQKWGIWDLFQVWQTDNIMGAVGGRSKLVGGTANAMLWAIYNPRDGSGVKLQVYSGYERSPIKFDLIIPVLNVPRFMGYALLHFAKNWLLAFRMDYNIAERAFQKHAICGGYYNGSTELGLKFEDFKDWRASIFQRLSKRWAIAFKADLYTEEPKQYAVGGQYQINDNSLLKATVRDNGFLGLVYQLNLTENIGITYHVGLELKDPIKGEHRVGISCSLRA, from the exons ATGCCATCATTAACGAAAAGGCTtagctttaaaaaaaagagaaatggTCCTGAAGCAACAAACGAGGAAGGTGATGAAGGTGGCTACACCAATAATTCAACTGATGAGGAGATAATACCTGGCCCTCCGGCGGAGGGCGATATGCCGACGTTTTTTCACATCGGCTTATTGGCCAAGCAATGCCTGATATCCGGCTATAAAATTGGCACTTGGCATATCGATTGCACTACAAATGTTAAGGATAAAGTTACCTTATTTAGTTATGGATCTGGTAAACCTAATTTTAACAATGTCTGGGGCGGCGTGGGCATGCGCCAGAAATGGGGTATCTGGGACCTGTTTCAGGTTTGGCAGACCGATAACATAATGGGTGCAGTTGGTGGACGATCCAAATTAGTTGGCGGTACGGCAAATGCTATGTTGTGGGCCATATACAATCCACGCGACGG TTCTGGTGTCAAGCTTCAAGTGTATTCCGGCTACGAGCGATCGCCCATCAAGTTTGATTTGATTATACCCGTTTTGAATGTTCCAAGATTTATGGGCTATGCACTTTTACATTTCGCCAAGAATTGGCTGTTGGCATTTCGAATGGATTATAACATTGCCGAGAGGGCGTTTCAGAAGCATGCAATATGTGGGGGCTATTATAATGGAAGCACCGAGCTGGGCCTTAAGTT CGAGGACTTCAAGGATTGGCGTGCCTCCATATTTCAGCGCTTAAGTAAGCGCTGGGCTATCGCCTTCAAGGCGGACCTTTACACTGAGGAGCCAAAACAATATGCTGTTGGCGGCCAGTACCAAATCAATGATAACTCGCTGCTTAAGGCCACGGTGCGCGACAATGGTTTTCTGGGTCTAGTCTACCAGTTAAACCTAACAGAAAACATTGGAATTACGTACCACGTGGGCTTAGAGCTTAAAGATCCTATTAAAGGAGAGCATAGAGTTGGTATATCATGTAGTCTAAGGGcttaa
- the LOC6629110 gene encoding leukocyte receptor cluster member 8 homolog isoform X2 encodes MSDAMSAPPPLIPQLQEMQQQQQQQHHHQQQQQQQQQQAANSATAQQWSNYAWWHHHGTNAAAYQQQYQQYYQYYMRYQQQQQQQQQQQVTSTISSSNAPPGFSNALVAPPLPTAPPPPPPPPAQSGNKNQQQQLQQQQQQQQKNFGGIRFNLNLNQKRLANAPNPLQQQQQQQHQQQQQQQHAMQQLNLYNNMINNNNNNNSNKKKRKRNNKNNNNNNNNNNINKQQQQQMTAAYESSPAGFSGISLNPFSTPAVPSTPDLSKPPPPLPLIQTPALAAAVVAPQQQQQQQQQPPPPQPPLAVLEPQQPKQSQPQPQPAAAAASAAFKRPNSCFQMGSNDSWPDSLNQYVARCYSKCTTDLDKDQIDICLKGKIIAAANRNELWTRDWDNEPMPTVHSERDAIDVVLSNVTPPQPQRSNYFNKKQQQQQQEEEQQQQQQQPQQLQQTTPKPSQKTPNVNQFKHKGNAFNKFANGGYGQQQQQQSSRYSRSRSRSPTSSTSSASKYNNRKRYSRSPRSRSRSHSRSRSSSASSPPARKVLRKTGLNDTLGSDFIPINSNMSRKQQKMLMKRNKRAAAAAAAVGGKKKTPHFYATHSSSVGGAVDDDTARLQQRAARFSQSSSGSSKKSVVAIASSPFGLTTAKHKKRLQAAAAASRSASSAMFYEDDAGAGAAGLDLLNLHIVGSCRDLEKSFLRLTKAPSPSEVRPVEVLTHSLANVKGKWRANQDYHYACDQLKSIRQDLTVQGIRDKFTVEVYETHARIAMEKGDHEEFNQCQTQLKMLYLELGNSSNSLEFTAYRIIYYIFTKNTLEQLSQQHGDKRRKNNIPTSRLSYGGLHNLSSHRRQQ; translated from the exons ATGTCTGATGCGATGAGCGCACCGCCGCCATTAATACCCCAGCTGCAAgagatgcagcagcaacaacaacaacagcatcaccaccaacaacaacaacaacagcaacaacagcaggccGCAAACTCTGCTACTGCGCAGCAATGGAGTAACTACGCTTGGTGGCATCATCATGGCACCAACGCAGCCGCCTATCAACAGCAATATCAACaatattatcaatattataTGCGctaccaacagcagcagcagcaacaacaacaacagcaggtaACATCGACCATCAGCTCGTCAAATGCGCCGCCTGGTTTTAGCAATGCGCTGGTGGCACCGCCGCTACCTACggctccgccgccgccgccaccaccacctGCACAGTCGGgtaataaaaatcaacaacaacaactgcagcagcagcagcagcagcagcagaaaaattTTGGTGGCATacgttttaatttaaatttgaatcaGAAACGTTTGGCAAATGCGCCAAatccgctgcagcagcaacaacaacaacaacaccagcagcagcaacaacaacagcatgcTATGCAGCAGCTAAATCTCTATAATAACAtgatcaacaacaacaacaacaacaattctaACAAAAAGAAGCGCAAGcgtaataacaaaaacaataataataataacaacaacaacaacataaacaaacaacaacagcagcaaatgacTGCTGCCTATGAATCATCGCCTGCTGGATTTTCTGGCATTTCTCTAAATCCATTTTCTACGCCAGCAGTGCCGTCCACACCGGATTTAAGCAAGCCACCACCCCCCTTACCCTTAATACAAACACCAGCACTAGCAGCTGCCGTTGTTGccccacagcaacaacaacaacagcagcagcagccgcctccgccgcagccgccgctAGCTGTTTTGGAGCCGCAGCAGCCAAAGCAGTCGCAGCCCCAGCCGCaaccagcagcggcagcagcaagtgCTGCATTTAAGCGTCCCAATAGCTGCTTCCAAATGGGCTCGAATGATTCGTGGCCAGATTCTCTAAATCAGTATGTGGCACGTTGCTATTCCAAGTGTACAACCGACTTGGATAAGGATCAAATCGATATCTGTCTAAAGGGTAAAATTATTGCTGCCGCCAATCGCAACGAACTCTGGACGCGCGATTGGGATAATGAGCCCATGCCGACCGTGCACAGCGAACGCGATGCTATAGACGTGGTGCTCAGTAATGTAACGCCTCCACAGCCACAACGTAGCAACTACTTTaacaaaaaacagcagcaacaacagcaggaggaggagcagcagcagcaacagcagcaaccacagcaactgcaacagacAACCCCAAAGCCTAGTCAAAAGACACCAAatgtaaatcaatttaaacATAAGGGCAATGCTTTTAACAAGTTTGCCAATGGCGGTTacggacagcagcagcagcagcagtcttCCCGCTACTCTAGGAGTCGTTCACG ttCGCCCACGTCGTCCACGTCCTCGGCTTCAAAATATAACAATCGGAAACGTTATTCTCGTTCGCCACGTTCGCGTTCTCGTTCCCATTCGCGgtcgcgcagcagcagcgccagcagtcCACCAGCTCGTAAGGTGCTCCGCAAGACTGGCTTGAATGATACGCTGGGTAGCGATTTTATACCAATCAATTCGAATATGTCGAGGAAACAGCAGAAAATGCTGATGAAGAGGAATAAGcgtgcagccgctgccgctgccgccgtcggTGGCAAAAAGAAGACGCCGCATTTTTATGCCACGCATTCGTCGTCGGTGGGCGGTGCCGTTGATGATGACACAGCGCGCTTGCAACAGCGTGCGGCACGTTTCTCACAGTCGAGCAGCGGCTCGTCTAAGAAATCTGTCGTCGCAATTGCAAGCTCACCGTTTGGTCTCACCACGGCCAAGCACAAGAAGAGATTGCAGGCCGCGGCGGCGGCTTCCCGTTCAGCGTCATCGGCCATGTTCTACGAGGATGATGCGGGCGCGGGTGCGGCGGGCTTAGATTTACtcaatttgcatattgtaGGCTCATGTAGGGATTTAGAAAAGTCATTCTTGCGCCTTACCAAAGCGCCATCACCGTCCGAAGTGCGTCCCGTTGAGGTGCTAACTCATTCGCTGGCCAATGTGAAGGGCAAATGGCGTGCCAATCAGGATTATCATTATGCGTGTGATCAGTTGAAGTCCATACGCCAGGATTTGACT GTCCAAGGTATACGCGATAAGTTCACAGTTGAGGTATATGAGACGCATGCGCGCATCGCCATGGAAAAGGGCGATCATGAAGAGTTCAATCAGTGCCAGACACAGCTTAAGATGCTTTACTTAGAAttgggcaacagcagcaattcgCTCGAATTTACAGCCTATCGCATTATCTATTACATATTTACTAAAAATACCTTGg aacaattaTCGCAACAGCATGGAGACAAGCGCCGAAAAAACAACATCCCAACTAGCCGGCTATCATACGGCGGACTCCACAATCTATCGTCACATCGACGTCAGCAATAA
- the LOC6628771 gene encoding voltage-dependent anion-selective channel has protein sequence MGDSEKKNEDSAEEKPPNPEETIPPQPSENEMPTFFHIGGLAKQCLVAGYEFGAWHIDCSTNIGDNIGLYSYGAGRPEFNDVSGGVGIREKVGIFNMSQGWQSDGIMGTLGLRAPLVEGVANAMLRGIYDIQGGDGGKLELYSGYEHTPIKFDMIIPLLNVPRFMGYVLLQLAENYLFAFRMVYNINDSAFEKHALCAGFNNNNTELSLKLEDFKDWRGSIFQRLGERWAIALKADIYKDDDMQVAIGGQYAVHENALLKMKVRSDGFLGLAYQVHLSENIAILYHAGLNVSDPIKGGHRIGLSWRLRC, from the exons ATGGGAGATtctgaaaagaaaaatgaagaTTCGGCCGAAGAAAAACCTCCAAATCCGGAGGAGACAATTCCACCGCAACCGTCGGAGAACGAAATGCCCACATTTTTCCACATCGGCGGATTGGCCAAACAATGCCTGGTAGCTGGCTACGAATTTGGCGCTTGGCACATCGATTGCTCCACGAATATTGGAGACAACATTGGCCTTTATAGCTATGGGGCGGGCAGACCCGAATTTAACGATGTTTCCGGCGGTGTGGGCATTCGCGAAAAGGTGGGTATTTTCAATATGTCACAGGGTTGGCAATCTGACGGCATTATGGGTACGCTTGGGCTACGCGCTCCATTGGTTGAGGGCGTGGCGAATGCCATGCTACGTGGCATATACGATATACAGGGCGG TGACGGTGGAAAGCTTGAACTCTATTCCGGCTACGAGCATACGCCCATCAAGTTTGATATGATCATACCGCTGTTGAATGTGCCAAGATTCATGGGCTatgtgctgctccagctggcCGAAAACTATCTGTTTGCCTTCCGGATGGTCTATAACATTAACGACTCGGCATTTGAGAAGCACGCATTGTGCGCGGgctttaataataacaacaccgAATTGAGCCTCAAGCT CGAGGACTTTAAGGATTGGCGCGGCTCCATATTTCAGCGCTTAGGTGAGCGCTGGGCCATTGCCCTGAAGGCGGATATTTATAAGGACGACGATATGCAAGTTGCCATTGGAGGCCAGTATGCGGTCCATGAAAATGCACTGCTCAAGATGAAGGTGCGCTCCGACGGCTTCCTGGGCCTGGCCTACCAAGTACATCTTAGCGAAAATATTGCGATCCTCTACCATGCGGGCTTGAACGTTTCAGATCCTATCAAGGGCGGACACAGAATTGGTCTTTCCTGGCGTCTTAGGTGTTAG